A single window of Microbispora hainanensis DNA harbors:
- a CDS encoding class F sortase, producing MTTPPPGQYPPGQPYGVPLGPGGQGYPQPVYGQPVFQPVMLPQMQPVQAPPPPPEEKPPGSGAEAVRRLLITAAIVGLVIMIVGVVIMVNNPDEYAASERSTLKRVAQDGLAPSVGPGGVGQPLTQAVATAPPPVPNIPAAPAMQPSTPKRLVIPKIGVNAPIKSVGLDRSGAIQTPPISNSNLVGWYRGGPTAGEAGPAVMLGHKDTTTRSAVFSRLHELAYGDKIEVYRLDGTVAIFTVGGIEQADKQTFPTNRVYGHADNAELRLITCGGTYNHTTGHYVDNVIVYATMTGTRLAKRKS from the coding sequence ATGACCACCCCGCCACCTGGACAGTACCCGCCGGGCCAGCCGTACGGCGTGCCTCTCGGGCCGGGCGGGCAGGGCTACCCACAGCCGGTTTACGGCCAGCCGGTCTTCCAGCCGGTGATGCTGCCCCAGATGCAGCCCGTGCAGGCGCCGCCCCCGCCGCCGGAGGAGAAGCCTCCCGGCAGCGGGGCGGAGGCCGTACGGCGGCTGCTGATCACGGCGGCCATCGTGGGCCTGGTCATCATGATCGTGGGTGTGGTGATCATGGTGAACAACCCGGACGAGTACGCCGCGTCGGAGCGTTCGACGCTGAAGCGCGTGGCGCAGGACGGGCTCGCCCCCTCCGTGGGGCCGGGCGGAGTCGGGCAGCCGCTGACGCAGGCGGTCGCCACCGCGCCGCCGCCGGTTCCGAACATCCCGGCGGCTCCGGCGATGCAGCCGTCCACGCCCAAGCGCCTGGTCATCCCCAAGATCGGCGTCAACGCGCCGATCAAGTCGGTCGGCCTCGATCGTTCAGGCGCGATCCAGACGCCGCCGATCAGCAACTCGAACCTGGTCGGCTGGTATCGCGGGGGCCCGACGGCGGGTGAGGCGGGCCCTGCCGTCATGCTCGGCCACAAGGACACCACCACGCGCAGCGCCGTCTTCAGCCGCCTGCACGAGCTGGCGTACGGCGACAAGATCGAGGTGTATCGCCTCGACGGGACCGTGGCCATCTTCACCGTGGGCGGCATCGAGCAGGCGGACAAGCAGACGTTCCCCACCAACCGGGTGTACGGCCACGCCGACAACGCCGAGCTCAGGCTGATCACCTGTGGCGGCACCTACAACCACACAACTGGCCACTATGTCGACAATGTCATCGTCTATGCCACGATGACCGGCACGCGCCTGGCGAAAAGAAAGTCCTGA
- a CDS encoding acetyl-CoA C-acetyltransferase, with amino-acid sequence MAEAYIVGAVRTPVGKKKGGLSTVHPVDLAAHTLSALVERTGVDPAAVDDVIMGCVMQFGPQSMDIARNAWLSAGLPETVAGVTIDRQCGSSQQAIHFAAQGVLSGTQDLVVAAGVESMSIVPMGSSISAALEKGMPFPFGDKWVERYGKQEISQFRGAELMCEKWGFERDELERYAYESHQRAAKAIANGHFKDQIAPINGVEDDEGPRPDTTLEKMAGLKTLREGGRITAATSSQISDGSGALLIASEQAVREHGLVPRARIVTLALTGDDPIYMLTAPIPATRKALAKAGLSIEDIDVIEINEAFAPVPLAWLKEIGADPARTNPNGGAIALGHPLGGTGAILMTKLLHELERTGGRYGLQTMCEGGGQANVTIIERL; translated from the coding sequence GTGGCAGAGGCGTACATCGTCGGGGCGGTTCGCACGCCGGTCGGCAAGAAGAAGGGCGGGCTCTCCACGGTCCACCCGGTCGACCTGGCCGCCCACACTCTCTCCGCGCTCGTCGAGCGCACCGGCGTCGACCCCGCCGCCGTAGATGACGTGATCATGGGCTGCGTCATGCAGTTCGGCCCGCAGTCCATGGACATCGCGCGCAACGCGTGGCTGAGCGCGGGCCTCCCGGAGACCGTGGCCGGGGTCACGATCGACCGGCAGTGCGGCTCGTCGCAGCAGGCCATCCACTTCGCAGCGCAGGGGGTGCTGTCGGGCACGCAGGACCTGGTCGTCGCGGCCGGCGTCGAGTCGATGTCCATCGTGCCGATGGGATCGAGCATCTCGGCGGCCCTGGAGAAGGGCATGCCGTTCCCGTTCGGCGACAAGTGGGTCGAGCGGTACGGCAAGCAGGAGATCTCCCAGTTCCGCGGCGCGGAGCTGATGTGCGAGAAGTGGGGCTTCGAGCGCGACGAGCTGGAGCGCTACGCCTACGAGAGCCACCAGCGGGCCGCGAAGGCGATCGCCAACGGACACTTCAAGGACCAGATCGCGCCGATCAACGGCGTCGAGGACGACGAGGGCCCGCGACCCGACACCACGCTGGAGAAGATGGCCGGGCTGAAGACCCTTCGTGAGGGCGGCCGGATCACCGCGGCCACCTCCTCGCAGATCTCCGACGGCTCGGGGGCGCTGCTCATCGCCTCGGAGCAGGCGGTGCGCGAGCACGGCCTGGTCCCGCGCGCCCGGATCGTCACGCTCGCGCTGACCGGCGACGACCCGATCTACATGCTGACGGCGCCGATCCCGGCCACCCGCAAGGCGCTGGCCAAGGCGGGCCTGTCGATCGAGGACATCGACGTCATCGAGATCAACGAGGCGTTCGCACCCGTGCCGCTGGCCTGGCTCAAGGAGATCGGGGCCGACCCGGCGCGCACCAACCCCAACGGCGGCGCCATCGCGCTGGGGCACCCGCTGGGCGGCACCGGCGCGATCCTCATGACCAAGCTCCTGCACGAGCTGGAGCGCACCGGCGGGCGCTATGGCCTGCAGACGATGTGCGAGGGCGGCGGCCAGGCCAACGTCACGATCATCGAGCGTCTCTGA
- a CDS encoding Uma2 family endonuclease, producing MSVAYDDREHSYHHGPYTIADLDRMPRDARYELVDGWIVMSPWPSIRHDHAVRNLRTRLDAAVARAGADLYVNGPVDVFTSTGIRVPDVAVVDGRAARRAVERDERAYQGVDLLLVVEVVSRESASERTDRYEKPSEYAKAGIAQYWVVDLEPKPNITVWTLVPGHDVYRRVDRVFAGDLLETDVPVELSIDPAVLLSV from the coding sequence ATGAGCGTCGCTTACGATGACAGAGAGCACTCCTACCACCACGGTCCGTACACGATCGCCGACCTGGATCGCATGCCCAGGGACGCGCGGTACGAGCTCGTCGACGGATGGATCGTCATGTCCCCCTGGCCCAGCATTCGTCATGACCACGCGGTCCGGAACCTGCGCACGCGGCTGGATGCGGCGGTCGCGCGCGCCGGTGCCGATCTCTACGTGAACGGCCCGGTCGACGTGTTCACGTCGACCGGGATACGTGTGCCCGACGTCGCGGTCGTCGACGGCAGGGCCGCCCGGCGCGCGGTCGAGCGAGACGAACGGGCATATCAGGGAGTGGACCTGCTTCTCGTGGTCGAGGTCGTCTCCCGGGAGAGCGCCAGCGAGCGCACCGACAGGTACGAGAAGCCCAGCGAGTACGCCAAGGCGGGGATCGCCCAATATTGGGTGGTGGACCTGGAGCCCAAGCCGAACATCACGGTCTGGACGCTGGTGCCGGGTCATGACGTCTACCGGCGGGTCGATCGTGTCTTCGCCGGGGACCTGCTGGAGACGGATGTCCCAGTCGAGCTCTCCATCGATCCTGCTGTGCTTCTCTCGGTCTGA
- a CDS encoding acyl-CoA dehydrogenase family protein has product MTTDYAKAREVAEQARETEWTRPSFGKQLFLGDFRLDLVHPAPRLTEEEIKKGDDFLRALRAFLQEKVDPALIERTAVIPDEVIKGLAAIGAFGMTIEEEYGGLGLSHLYYCRALELVTSCSPALTALLSAHQSIGVPQPLRLFGTPEQKRRFLPRCARGEISAFLLTEPDVGSDPARLSTTAVRDGDAYVINGVKLWTTNGVVADLLVVMARTGSKISAFVVEADAPGITVEHRNQFMGLRGIENGVTRFHQVRVPVENLIGREGQGLKIALTTLNTGRLSLPATCVGAAKWATKIAREWGRERVQWGRPVGHHEAIARKIAFIAATTYALESVVDLAGRMADDERNDIRIEAALAKLYSTEMAWRLMDELVQMRGGRGYETAESLHARGERGVPAEQMLRDLRINRIFEGSTEIMHLLIAREAVDAHLSVAGELIDPKADLRAKGRAATRAGAFYAKWLPSLMAGPGQVPTSYAEFGPLAQHLRYVERTCRKLARSTFYGMSRWQARLEHKQGFLSRIVDIGAELFAITAVCVRAQEDGAEFGRKPYELADTFCHQARQRAEALFDRLWDNTDAMDVRLARRVLDGRYTFLEEGIIDPSLEGPWIAPQRTGPSMFDDVHRHIG; this is encoded by the coding sequence ATGACGACCGATTATGCCAAGGCCAGGGAGGTGGCCGAGCAGGCGCGCGAGACGGAGTGGACCCGCCCGAGCTTCGGCAAGCAGCTCTTCCTCGGGGACTTCCGGCTCGACCTCGTGCACCCCGCCCCCCGCCTCACCGAGGAGGAGATCAAGAAGGGAGACGACTTCCTGCGCGCCCTGCGGGCGTTCCTGCAGGAGAAGGTCGATCCCGCGCTCATCGAGCGCACCGCCGTGATTCCGGACGAGGTGATCAAAGGCCTGGCCGCGATCGGCGCGTTCGGCATGACCATCGAGGAGGAGTACGGCGGGCTGGGCCTGAGCCACCTGTACTACTGCCGCGCGCTGGAACTCGTGACCTCGTGCTCCCCCGCGCTCACCGCGCTGCTGTCGGCCCACCAGTCCATCGGGGTTCCGCAGCCGCTGCGGCTGTTCGGCACCCCCGAGCAGAAGCGCCGCTTCCTGCCCCGCTGCGCCCGGGGCGAGATCTCCGCCTTCCTGCTCACCGAGCCGGACGTCGGCTCCGACCCCGCCCGGCTCTCGACCACCGCCGTACGCGACGGCGACGCGTACGTGATCAACGGCGTCAAGCTGTGGACGACCAACGGCGTGGTCGCCGACCTGCTGGTGGTGATGGCCCGGACCGGCTCCAAGATCTCGGCCTTCGTGGTCGAGGCCGACGCGCCCGGCATCACCGTCGAGCACCGCAACCAGTTCATGGGCCTGCGCGGCATCGAGAACGGAGTCACCCGCTTCCACCAGGTGCGGGTGCCGGTGGAAAACCTGATCGGCCGCGAGGGCCAGGGCCTGAAGATCGCCCTGACCACGCTCAACACCGGCCGGCTCTCCCTTCCTGCCACCTGCGTCGGCGCGGCGAAGTGGGCGACGAAGATCGCCCGCGAGTGGGGGCGCGAACGGGTCCAGTGGGGCCGGCCGGTCGGGCACCACGAGGCCATCGCCCGCAAGATCGCCTTCATCGCCGCCACCACGTACGCGCTCGAATCGGTGGTGGACCTGGCCGGCCGAATGGCCGACGACGAGCGCAACGACATCCGCATCGAGGCCGCGCTCGCCAAGCTGTACAGCACCGAGATGGCCTGGCGGCTGATGGACGAGCTGGTGCAGATGAGAGGCGGCCGCGGTTACGAGACCGCCGAATCGCTGCACGCCCGCGGGGAGCGCGGCGTGCCCGCCGAGCAGATGCTGCGCGACCTGCGGATCAACCGCATCTTCGAGGGCTCGACCGAGATCATGCACCTGCTCATCGCCCGTGAGGCGGTCGACGCCCACCTGTCGGTCGCGGGCGAGCTCATCGATCCGAAGGCCGACCTGCGGGCCAAGGGGCGGGCGGCCACCCGGGCCGGCGCCTTCTACGCCAAGTGGCTGCCGAGCCTGATGGCCGGGCCCGGCCAGGTGCCCACGTCGTACGCAGAGTTCGGCCCGCTGGCCCAGCACCTGCGCTACGTCGAACGGACCTGCCGCAAGCTCGCCAGGTCGACGTTCTACGGCATGTCGCGCTGGCAGGCACGGCTGGAGCACAAGCAGGGGTTCCTGTCGCGGATCGTGGACATCGGCGCCGAGTTGTTCGCCATCACCGCGGTCTGCGTACGCGCCCAGGAGGACGGGGCCGAGTTCGGGCGCAAGCCGTACGAGCTGGCCGACACCTTCTGCCACCAGGCCCGGCAGCGGGCCGAGGCGTTGTTCGACCGGCTCTGGGACAACACCGACGCCATGGACGTGCGGCTGGCCCGGCGGGTGCTCGACGGGCGCTACACGTTCCTGGAGGAGGGCATCATCGACCCGTCGCTGGAGGGGCCGTGGATCGCGCCCCAGCGCACGGGGCCGTCCATGTTCGACGACGTCCACCGGCACATCGGCTGA
- a CDS encoding HAMP domain-containing sensor histidine kinase: MSLRTRLLAGLLGVSAVLLVVFSLVSVIVLRGHLRTRLEGQVVAATVTAARRVVVGDPLEQALTGSTYALAAYDLSENRARLVSGDAADAAAVPTLAEAMGRDRLLAYAAQGRTFDLDPSHDHEMIAAAAMSPSGLRLVVVAVPLDAVEDPVRHLLISELATGGALILLLAAGGRLLIAGGLAPLGKMAGTAHLVAERVDLSARMPEGPSEVGRLGAAINLMLDRIADAFRDRQASEDRVRRFAADASHELRTPLSTISGYAELYRAGAIPSEDLPKIMGRIEAEANRMGRLVGEMLELARLDRGAALSLDETDLAEMAREVAADSAALDPAYPVTVEAPPSLVATVDEARVRQVLVNLLGNVRAHTPEGTKATVRLLRAPDSVTIEVRDTGPGMSQEQAERAFDRFQRGEDHLSGGAGLGLSIVKAIVEAHGGRCRIASSPGEGTAVHIALPAMQKATGG, translated from the coding sequence ATGTCGCTCAGGACGCGCCTGCTCGCCGGGCTGCTCGGGGTGAGCGCCGTCCTGCTCGTCGTGTTCTCCCTCGTCAGCGTCATCGTGCTGCGCGGGCACCTGCGTACGCGGCTGGAGGGGCAGGTGGTGGCGGCGACCGTCACGGCGGCCCGCCGGGTGGTCGTGGGCGACCCGCTCGAACAGGCGCTGACCGGCTCCACCTATGCCCTCGCCGCCTACGACCTCAGCGAGAACCGCGCCCGTCTGGTCAGCGGCGACGCCGCCGACGCCGCGGCGGTCCCCACGCTGGCCGAGGCGATGGGCAGGGACAGGTTGCTGGCGTACGCGGCACAGGGCCGCACGTTCGACCTCGACCCGAGCCATGACCACGAGATGATCGCGGCGGCGGCGATGTCGCCGAGCGGCCTGCGGCTGGTGGTCGTGGCGGTGCCCCTGGACGCGGTCGAAGATCCGGTGCGCCACCTGCTGATCAGCGAGCTGGCGACCGGCGGGGCGCTGATCCTGCTGCTGGCCGCGGGCGGCCGGCTGCTGATCGCCGGTGGTCTGGCGCCGCTCGGGAAGATGGCGGGCACCGCCCACCTGGTGGCCGAGCGCGTCGACCTGTCGGCCCGGATGCCCGAGGGGCCGTCAGAGGTCGGCAGGCTCGGCGCCGCGATCAACCTCATGCTCGACCGGATCGCCGACGCCTTCCGCGACCGCCAGGCGTCGGAGGACCGCGTGCGCCGCTTCGCCGCCGACGCCTCCCACGAGCTGCGCACCCCGCTGTCGACCATCTCCGGCTATGCGGAGCTCTACCGGGCCGGTGCGATCCCGTCCGAGGACCTGCCGAAGATCATGGGACGGATCGAGGCCGAGGCCAACCGCATGGGCCGCCTGGTAGGCGAGATGCTGGAGCTCGCGCGGCTCGACCGCGGCGCCGCGCTCTCGCTCGACGAGACCGACCTGGCCGAGATGGCCCGCGAGGTCGCCGCCGACTCGGCCGCCCTCGATCCCGCCTATCCCGTGACGGTGGAGGCCCCGCCCTCCCTGGTCGCGACCGTGGACGAGGCCCGGGTGCGCCAGGTGCTCGTCAATCTTCTCGGCAACGTGCGGGCGCACACGCCCGAGGGCACCAAGGCCACCGTACGGCTGCTGCGTGCCCCGGATTCGGTGACGATCGAGGTGCGCGACACCGGGCCGGGGATGAGCCAGGAGCAGGCCGAACGCGCCTTCGACCGCTTCCAGCGCGGAGAGGACCACCTGTCCGGCGGGGCGGGGCTCGGCCTGTCGATCGTGAAGGCCATCGTGGAGGCGCACGGCGGCCGGTGCCGGATCGCCTCCTCCCCCGGCGAAGGGACGGCCGTACACATCGCGCTGCCCGCGATGCAAAAGGCTACTGGCGGGTAG
- a CDS encoding response regulator transcription factor, with product MSETRILVVEDEPNIRDIVEVALRFHGFRVTAVGTGAAALGEVLKNQPDLVVLDVMLPDIDGFEVCRRIRADGVHPPVIFLTARDAVADTVRGLTLGGDDYVTKPFSVEALVARIRAVLRRTTVPAAAERAHGPILRVADLELDEARWEVRRGGVTVDLSPTEFRLLAFLMANAGLVLTKRRLLEEVWGYGGSSQVLETYISYLRRKLDPLGPPLIHTQRGIGYALRPPQDS from the coding sequence ATGAGTGAAACCAGGATCCTCGTCGTCGAGGACGAGCCAAACATCCGGGACATCGTGGAAGTCGCCCTCAGGTTCCACGGCTTCCGGGTGACGGCCGTGGGCACGGGGGCCGCGGCCCTCGGCGAGGTGCTGAAAAACCAGCCCGACCTGGTCGTCCTCGACGTCATGCTGCCCGACATCGACGGATTCGAGGTGTGCCGCCGGATCCGGGCCGACGGCGTGCACCCTCCCGTGATCTTCCTCACCGCCCGCGACGCGGTCGCCGACACCGTGCGCGGGCTGACCCTCGGCGGCGACGACTACGTCACCAAGCCCTTCTCCGTCGAGGCCTTGGTCGCCCGCATCCGCGCCGTGCTGCGCCGTACGACGGTGCCGGCGGCGGCCGAACGCGCCCACGGGCCGATCCTCCGGGTGGCCGACCTGGAGCTCGACGAGGCGCGCTGGGAGGTGCGGCGCGGCGGCGTCACGGTTGACCTGTCGCCCACCGAGTTTCGCCTGCTCGCCTTCCTGATGGCCAACGCCGGCCTCGTCCTCACCAAGCGGCGGCTGCTGGAAGAGGTCTGGGGCTACGGCGGAAGCTCGCAGGTGCTGGAGACGTACATCTCCTATCTGCGCCGCAAGCTCGACCCGCTCGGGCCGCCGCTGATCCACACCCAGCGCGGTATCGGATACGCCCTGCGGCCTCCCCAGGACTCCTGA
- a CDS encoding class I SAM-dependent methyltransferase produces MSGYDRVVQPAAGDEALENHLGGDEAKNYRQYEFDMVAPHVGRSLLEIGSGLGHFAEQFLPRLDRLVVSDFDPYCVEQLRKRFADRDDVSVLQFGLPTDIPLADPVDTVVMMNVLEHIEEDAEALRSLAKVTAPGGRIVIWVPGYMQLYGDFDRKVGHVTRYTPATLRKTVTDAGLDVQVIKPINFLGGIAWWAAVRRGGVGYPDPRLVKIYDRTVVPMTRLIERFIRPPFGQTVFCVARVPR; encoded by the coding sequence ATGTCTGGGTATGACCGAGTAGTCCAGCCGGCGGCCGGGGACGAGGCTCTGGAGAACCACCTCGGCGGCGACGAGGCCAAGAACTACCGGCAATACGAGTTCGACATGGTCGCCCCGCACGTCGGGCGGTCGCTCCTGGAGATCGGTTCGGGTCTCGGGCACTTCGCCGAGCAGTTCCTGCCGCGCCTCGACAGGCTCGTGGTGAGCGACTTCGATCCCTACTGCGTGGAACAGCTGCGCAAGAGGTTCGCCGACCGCGACGACGTGTCGGTGCTCCAGTTCGGCCTGCCGACCGACATCCCCCTCGCCGATCCGGTCGACACCGTCGTGATGATGAACGTCCTCGAGCACATCGAGGAGGACGCCGAGGCGCTGCGGTCGCTGGCCAAGGTGACCGCTCCCGGCGGCCGGATCGTCATCTGGGTGCCCGGCTACATGCAGCTCTACGGGGACTTCGACCGCAAGGTGGGTCACGTCACCCGCTACACCCCCGCCACCCTGCGCAAGACCGTGACCGACGCCGGGCTCGACGTCCAGGTGATCAAGCCGATCAACTTCCTCGGCGGCATCGCCTGGTGGGCGGCCGTACGGCGGGGCGGCGTGGGCTACCCCGACCCCCGGCTCGTGAAGATCTACGACCGCACCGTCGTGCCGATGACCCGGCTCATCGAGCGGTTCATCCGCCCGCCGTTCGGCCAGACCGTGTTCTGCGTGGCGCGCGTTCCGCGCTGA
- a CDS encoding RNA polymerase sigma factor has protein sequence MDDDEAVTRALAGDLDAFEVLVTRYSAVAHRTASLLGAADEAEDVVQEAFVKAFRHLKGFRRGSSFRPWLLRIVANVTHDLTRSRGRRSDLAVRLGREREPYGPGDPEDPEDAAVDADGRSRLLEAVRALPEREREAVVCRYFLQLSEAETAEVLGVRLGTVKSRTFRALRRLREEVGREQLG, from the coding sequence ATGGACGACGACGAAGCAGTGACCCGCGCCCTGGCCGGTGACCTTGACGCCTTCGAGGTGCTGGTCACCCGATACAGCGCGGTCGCCCACCGTACGGCGAGCCTGCTCGGGGCGGCCGACGAGGCGGAGGACGTCGTCCAGGAGGCGTTCGTCAAGGCGTTCCGCCACCTCAAGGGATTCCGCCGGGGCTCGTCCTTCCGCCCCTGGTTGCTGCGCATCGTGGCCAACGTGACCCATGACCTCACCCGGTCGCGTGGCCGCCGCTCCGACCTCGCCGTACGGCTGGGCCGCGAGCGGGAGCCGTACGGGCCGGGGGATCCCGAGGACCCGGAGGACGCGGCGGTGGACGCCGACGGCAGGAGCAGACTGCTGGAGGCCGTACGCGCGCTCCCCGAACGGGAACGCGAGGCCGTGGTCTGCCGGTATTTCCTGCAGTTGTCCGAAGCGGAGACGGCCGAGGTCCTCGGCGTGCGCCTCGGCACGGTGAAGTCGCGGACGTTCCGGGCACTGCGGCGCCTGCGGGAGGAGGTGGGCCGTGAACAACTCGGGTGA
- a CDS encoding adenosine deaminase yields MARPLNTLPKAHLHLHFTGSMRHSTLIELAREQGVHLPDALVEDWPPKLRATDERGWFRFQRLYDIARSVLRRREDVYRLLREAAEDEAREGSRWLEIQVDPSGYAQRFGGLTETLELVLDATDKAARQAGIGMAVIVAANRTRHTLDARTLARLAAHYEGRGVVGFGLSNDERRGRARDFEHAFRIARRAGLLAVPHGGELLGAASVAECLDDLGADRIGHGVRAAESPRLMERLADRQITCEVCPLSNVGLGVAERPEDVPLRRLFEAGVPIALGADDPLLFGARLLPQYELARDVYGFADAELAELARQSIRSSTAPDSVKKELAGEIDAWLASPE; encoded by the coding sequence ATGGCACGTCCACTAAACACGCTCCCCAAGGCACATCTGCACCTGCACTTCACCGGCTCGATGCGGCATTCGACGCTGATCGAGCTCGCCCGGGAGCAGGGCGTCCATCTTCCCGACGCCCTGGTTGAGGACTGGCCGCCGAAGCTGCGGGCGACCGACGAGCGCGGCTGGTTCCGGTTCCAGCGGTTGTACGACATCGCGCGGTCGGTGCTGCGCCGGCGCGAGGACGTCTACCGGCTGCTGCGGGAGGCCGCCGAGGACGAGGCCCGGGAGGGGTCGCGCTGGCTGGAGATCCAGGTGGACCCGTCCGGCTACGCCCAGCGGTTCGGCGGGCTGACCGAGACGCTCGAACTCGTCCTCGACGCGACGGACAAGGCGGCCAGGCAGGCCGGGATCGGCATGGCGGTGATCGTGGCGGCCAACCGCACCCGGCATACGCTCGACGCCAGGACGCTGGCCCGCCTGGCGGCGCACTACGAGGGCAGGGGCGTGGTGGGCTTCGGCCTGTCCAACGACGAACGGCGCGGCCGGGCCAGGGACTTCGAGCACGCCTTCCGGATCGCCAGGCGGGCCGGGCTGCTCGCCGTGCCGCACGGCGGCGAGCTGCTGGGCGCGGCGAGCGTCGCCGAGTGCCTCGACGACCTGGGCGCCGACCGGATCGGTCACGGGGTGCGCGCGGCCGAATCGCCCCGCCTGATGGAACGGCTGGCCGACCGGCAGATCACCTGCGAGGTGTGCCCGCTGTCCAACGTGGGCCTCGGGGTGGCGGAACGGCCCGAGGACGTGCCGCTGCGGCGGCTGTTCGAGGCCGGGGTGCCGATCGCCCTCGGCGCCGACGACCCGCTGCTGTTCGGTGCCCGGCTGCTGCCGCAGTATGAGCTCGCACGGGACGTGTACGGCTTCGCCGACGCCGAGCTGGCCGAGCTGGCCCGGCAGTCGATCCGGTCGTCGACGGCGCCCGACTCGGTCAAGAAGGAGTTGGCCGGCGAGATCGACGCCTGGCTCGCCTCTCCCGAGTGA
- a CDS encoding SigE family RNA polymerase sigma factor yields MTEEDEAAFDEFLAARSTALLRTAILVCGASESDAEDMVQNALEKVYRHWPRIRHDNPEAYARRVVVNGAISKARRRKVLQEITFAQPPDTPVESPDLGLRDVLVAELRKLPARMRAVLVLRYWEDLSEAETAALLGCSVGTVKSQAARGLARVRARMENLQGVSA; encoded by the coding sequence ATGACCGAAGAAGACGAGGCGGCTTTCGACGAGTTCCTGGCCGCGCGCAGCACCGCTCTCCTGCGCACCGCGATCCTGGTCTGCGGCGCCTCGGAGTCCGACGCCGAGGACATGGTCCAGAACGCGCTGGAGAAGGTCTACCGGCACTGGCCGCGCATCCGCCACGACAACCCCGAGGCGTACGCGCGCCGGGTCGTGGTGAACGGCGCGATCAGCAAGGCCAGGCGGCGCAAGGTGCTCCAGGAGATCACTTTCGCCCAGCCGCCGGACACGCCGGTGGAGTCGCCGGACCTCGGCCTGCGCGACGTGCTCGTCGCCGAGCTCAGGAAACTGCCGGCCCGGATGCGGGCCGTACTGGTCCTGCGCTACTGGGAGGACCTGTCGGAGGCCGAGACCGCCGCGCTGCTCGGCTGCTCGGTCGGCACCGTCAAGAGCCAGGCCGCCCGCGGGCTGGCACGCGTGCGCGCACGCATGGAGAACTTGCAGGGAGTGTCCGCATGA
- a CDS encoding PASTA domain-containing protein, protein MNVEEALKDAMAAQVAGVHASPSLGQAVRRGNRRHVVRFRVAGAAVLTAAVAVGVPVALTARPDTVPAGGSLVGAGATGQEAPAASTAASGDAVATPEGVVPDLTGKSAKEVGAILKEAGYTMRFTKIVTDTAPAGTVFGQMPQPGTAAPPGAAVTVMIAGTAGPTPAPSEGTPSEDTSSEGAENPGMPQDLGDLGDGRTLGGVHVGYLPEGLEWGKWSGKDGFGKRSYTTSWVEPGLEPGMYSVQMIVYRKGAVSRLSKRMQSYAAQGVKPIEVGGRKAYLVSVSEGGDRVMDGGTRTIVWTLAPGVGAEVMISPDYAAKIGADAADSELKKIAGGATLAK, encoded by the coding sequence ATGAACGTCGAAGAGGCGCTGAAAGACGCCATGGCCGCTCAGGTCGCCGGCGTGCACGCGTCGCCGTCGCTGGGCCAGGCCGTACGGCGGGGCAACCGCCGCCACGTCGTCAGGTTTCGCGTGGCGGGGGCGGCCGTGCTCACGGCGGCGGTCGCCGTGGGCGTGCCCGTGGCGCTGACCGCCCGGCCCGACACCGTCCCGGCCGGCGGCAGCCTCGTGGGGGCCGGCGCCACCGGTCAGGAGGCCCCGGCCGCGTCGACGGCCGCCTCCGGTGACGCGGTCGCCACGCCGGAAGGGGTCGTGCCCGACCTGACCGGCAAGAGCGCCAAGGAGGTCGGCGCCATCCTCAAGGAGGCCGGATACACGATGCGATTCACGAAGATCGTCACCGACACCGCCCCGGCGGGGACGGTCTTCGGTCAGATGCCGCAGCCGGGGACGGCCGCTCCCCCCGGGGCGGCGGTCACGGTCATGATCGCCGGGACCGCCGGCCCGACCCCCGCCCCCTCGGAGGGCACCCCGTCGGAAGACACCTCGTCGGAGGGCGCCGAAAACCCGGGGATGCCCCAGGACCTCGGCGATCTCGGGGACGGCCGGACGCTCGGCGGAGTGCACGTCGGCTATCTGCCCGAAGGGCTCGAATGGGGCAAGTGGTCCGGCAAGGACGGCTTCGGCAAGCGGAGCTACACCACGAGCTGGGTGGAGCCCGGCCTGGAGCCCGGCATGTACAGCGTCCAGATGATCGTCTATCGGAAGGGCGCCGTGAGCCGGTTGAGCAAGCGCATGCAGAGCTACGCCGCGCAGGGCGTCAAGCCGATCGAGGTCGGCGGCAGGAAGGCCTACCTGGTCAGCGTGTCGGAGGGCGGCGACCGGGTCATGGACGGCGGCACCCGCACGATCGTGTGGACCCTCGCTCCCGGCGTCGGCGCCGAGGTCATGATCAGCCCTGACTACGCGGCCAAGATCGGTGCGGACGCGGCCGACAGCGAGCTCAAGAAGATCGCCGGGGGAGCCACCCTCGCCAAGTGA